In Jaculus jaculus isolate mJacJac1 chromosome 2, mJacJac1.mat.Y.cur, whole genome shotgun sequence, the genomic window tgggtcagtggttaagacacttgaggagcctgctggtccaggttcagctTCCTAATACCTATATGATGCCAGATgtgcaaagcggcacatgcatctggaggccatttGCAGTCCTGGTGTGCACTTttcatctctttcaaataaataaataaataatataaataaatttttaaaaagagatgaacatgtgggcacacacacacacacacacacacacacatgcataccacatacacacatacatgtactaagaatatatatatatattttttgaggtaggatctgagtcgtgcccaggctgacctggaattcactatggagtcccaagctagccttgaactcacagtgatcctccaacctctgtctcctaagtcctgggattaaaggcgtgtgccactatgcctggctaagattgtccttaaaaaatataaatcaagccgggcgtggtggcacacgcctttaatcccagcacttgggaggcagaggtaggaggattgccgtgagttcaaggccaccctgagactccatagtgaattccaggtcagcctgggttagagtgaaaccttacctcgaaaaaccaaaaaaaaaaaaaaaagtgtatatatatatctcaaagccaggcatggtggcacatgcctttaatcccagcacttgggaggcagaggtaggaggatcattgtgagttcaaggccaccctgaaactacagagtgaattccaggtcagcctgagctattgtgagatcctaccttacaaaaccatatatatatataactaaagcTGCAGTGGGCTAGAAATCATGGAATCCTGGTTACTGAAGCCCTCTCCTCATCAGGGCTACCCTGCTATGGTTCACTTTAgcccttccttcattcctgtgctggaagtgtgtgtgtacaagtgtccAGGTGCACTTCTATgaaggtgtgtgcatgtatgtgtgtgtgtgtgtacgtgtgtgtgtgtgtacgtgtgtgtgtaggCCTAAGGACAGCTTTAAATGTCCCCAGGAATGCCATCCATCTCCTCTAAGAAAAGTCTCATTGGCCTGtggcttgccaattaggctaaactAGCTGGTCAGTGGGCCCCAGGGAAAGtgcttgtttcttcttcctcagtgctggattacaggtgtgagccatcatgtaTGCCTGGCTGCTTCTTATTACCTGGCTTCTTGAGATCGAACCCAGATCATCGTGCTTGTGTGGCAGGCACTTTATTGTCTGTCCAGCTCTAGTGGAAGGGTTTCCCCTTCTCAGAATTGTGGTCGGTGTCACGGCAGTGCCTTGTTCTGCATCGTATCTTCAGCCATGCATTCCTTAAAGCGTGGGCTTCCTTTACCCATACCTCTGGCCATGGCATTGTGTCTGGAAGGAGGGGGCTTTCTTCTCTTCTGAGCCTGGTCCCCTGTGTAACAAGCTGCTTCCTGCAGGCATCCCGTGCGAGTGCAGCCAGCTGAGGAAAGCCATTGGGGAGATGGACAACCAAGTCACCCAGCTGACAACCGAGTTAAAATTCATAAAAAATGGTATGTTAAGCCCAGGATTTCCCTTTCCCTGCCCCGCCCTCCTCCCTTGCCCTGGAGTCCCCACGCAGTGTCTTCTTCATGGCCGTGTGCCGGCCGCTGCCAAGTCTGTGGCCTGTGGTGTGCCTTGAGTTTATTTATAGAAATGCAAGTGCTCGCCTTTCAGCACTGCCCTCCCCTGCAGCTGTCGCCGGTGTGCGTGAGACCGAGAGCAAGATCTATCTGCTGGTGAAGGAGGAGAAGCGCTACATGGATGCCCAGCTGGCCTGTCAAGGCAGGGGAGGCACACTGAGCATGCCCAAGGATGAGGCCTCCAATGGCCTGATGGCTGCATACCTGGCGCAAGCTGGCCTGGCCCGTGTCTTCATTGGCATCAATGACCTGGAGAAAGAGGGCGCCTTTGTGTACTCTGACCGCTCCCCCATACAGACCTTCAACAAGTGGCGCAGTGGCGAGCCCAACAATGCCTATGATGAGGAAGACTGTGTAGAGATGGTGGCTTCTGGGGGCTGGAATGATGTGGCCTGCCACATCACCATGTATTTCATGTGTGAGTTTGACAAGGAGAATATGTGAGCCATGAAGGGACACACCTAGGGGTGACAGCTAGCTGAACCCTGCTTTTTATAGTATTGTGAACAGGCCGTCCCCAAGGCACCACTGGTGACCTCACCAGCCATGTCTGCCAGTCTTATTTCCACATGGAAGTGAGAGGTTCACTGGTTCAAGGGCCGTTGTCTGAACCTTAGAAGAGGGAAAATCTTGTTTCTGGATGTTGTTCTGAAGAAGTAAAGTTTTTATTACCTGTATTGTAGCCAAAATGTTCATTATGGAATTATTACTCAGAATTGCTCAACCATAAAGCTCTTGCCTTGGTCTAGCTACAAAGTCCAGTCTTCAAATAATTCAGCCTGAGGGCACACCATGGAAGTGGGCCTGGGTTTACTACCTTCCTTTTAATCTCCATGTGAAGAGAACCCACTCAGTTCCTTTGCACTATTACCAAGCCATGCTGCTTTGCTTCAAATCCAGATttcaggaaaatacaaataaattctcTGAACTTTACTGTGGAATGTATgttatcattttgttttcctcatttcttcAGTACCTATGTCCATTACTGAAAAGCAAATCACTCCAAACATAGTGACTCAGAAAGGAatgttgagctgggtgtggtggctcactcaggaggctgaagcaggaggattgctgtgagtgtgaggccaacctgagactaattctaggtcatcctgggctagagaaagaccctccttcaaacaacaaaacaaaacaaaacaaacaaagaaaaaaaaaaagaaagaaaaaagaaaaggaaaggaatgttTATTAACTTGAGGTGTTGTTTTGGGTCAGGAATTCATGCGGGGCTTACAGGGTCCTGTTTGTCAGGGTCTGTCACAAGTGAGAAGCTGGTTACTTGCCACTACAGGATGGAGGCCTCAGTTTCTCACTGGCTGGGGACAGAGGCCTCCCACCAACCATTCTTGCCAGGTGGGCGTCCTCCAGTGGCAACTCATCATGGCAGTGGCGTCTTCAGAGAGCAGTGAGCCCGAAGCCATGGACCTTTCTAACACAGTCTTGGggaccccctccccatctctgctGTGTTCCTCTCTTTTCTGTGTTAGAAGTCAATCACCAGGCCAGGCCCCCACACAGGAGGGAAAACTAGGGGCTACAGAGAGCATGGCTGCAGTGACTCATGCTTCATTTCCTTTCTGTATTTCAGAATTCCTAGTAAAAAATAATCAACAccataacccccccccaaaaaaaaaagcacagtcaCATGCCATACCAGGTGGGACCAGGGTGAGAGTGATGTGATGGTAGCTCCCTGGGCAACTTACCTTTCTAGGAGAGCTCTTGTTCCTCTTTGCTCTGGGTTAacttcccgccctccctccctttcttcctgcttTGGGTGTGTTCACGAGGGTacggaggccagaagacaaccttgcgtgtcattcctcaggtgctgtccacctttaatggggcagggtctctcactggcctggaacttcagTGAGCTTTGAGTCACCCCAGAGATCACTGACATTGGCTTATGCTTTTAAGGTTGTTGTCTTGGAGAGATGAAGATGGTGCCCACCCTCCTCTTGTTGAAGAAAAGGGTGGGCAGGCTTGCTTAGAGCCTTAGAAGAAGAGATGGTTTCATCCTAGGGGCCAGTGAGTAGATGTGCCCACTGCCCAGCATCCTAGAGATGGTGTCTGCCTCCAGGGGCAAGGGTGGGCATGCAGTTGCCTGCTGCAAAGGTTACCACTTCATTAGACTCAGCCCTACTGTATGCAGCTAGCTGCAGGTGCTGGCACTGTACCCTCATCACAAATGCTGCAGGGACAGGCCAGAGCCCTGCTTCAAGACGCTGTTGCTGCAAGAGCAAAGTCCTTTGTCTCTGACCCAGGAATCTCATGATCCCTGTCAGCATCCGTGAACTTGTGGCAGTCTGACATAGTGGTTTGTAAGGGGCCACCTCAGCCCCTCATAGGTCCTAACAGAAGTTTCTTTGAAACGCCATTGGACTTGATTGTCCTCttcatttttacatggattctggggatcaaactcaggtcctcatgcttgcaaggcaagcaccttacccactaagctatctcccaggCCTTGGAAGAAGATTCTTTCTGCCCAAGGTTATTTAAGCACTCCATCGTGTGCAATCCTGCTTGGCTGGGTGTGGAGTGTGGGAAACACTGCTTCCCAACGTCAAAGACTCCACAGCACACAAAAGCGGGACCAGCCTCATGCATGTGACAGGCATCTGCTGTGCATGCAGCCCTCTGCTCTAAAGTTGAGCCTTGGGATCCTGCAGTCAGGATGCTGTCGTGGAAGGGGATGAGGAGTCTCCTGGCCAGCACCATCCTCGAAGCCCATGAGCTGCCTGCCTGCAGCACCTCAGTCATGGTTCACAGCCGGCTCTAAGCTGACTATCCTGTTGCCGCCCTTCTCCACTCGAACAACAAACCCCTGTCCTACAGATCACATTTGATGCAGCACAGCCAATAGCTTGGACATGCCTTCTATAAATGATGTGACTTTGACTAAGTTagcctctctttaaaaaaattatttaaaaatatttttaaatatgggctggagagatggcttagtggttaagcgcttgcctgtgaagcctaaggaccccggttcgaggctcggttccccaggtcccacgttagccagatgcacaagggggcgcacgcgtcttcagttcgtttgcagaggctggaagccctggcgggcccattctctctctctccctctgtctttctctctgtgtctgtcgctctcaaataaataaataaataattaaaaaatatttttattttattttgtttttgagacagagacacagacagggagaaagtgggaggggaggagagagagagaaagagagagagagaacgagaatgggtacgccaaggccttttagccactgtgaacgaacgccagacccctgcgcccccttgtgaacatATGAGACATTGCACGCGTGTGTCACTTTTTCTGTGTGGCtatatgggggacctggagattggagcaagcattcttaggcttcacaggcaagcgccttaatggctaagctgtctct contains:
- the Colec11 gene encoding collectin-11 isoform X2 codes for the protein MMRDLALAGMLISLAFLSLLPSGCPQQTVDDACSVQILVPGLKGDMGDKGQKGSVGRHGKIGPIGAKGEKGDSGDMGPPGPSGEPGIPCECSQLRKAIGEMDNQVTQLTTELKFIKNAVAGVRETESKIYLLVKEEKRYMDAQLACQGRGGTLSMPKDEASNGLMAAYLAQAGLARVFIGINDLEKEGAFVYSDRSPIQTFNKWRSGEPNNAYDEEDCVEMVASGGWNDVACHITMYFMCEFDKENM
- the Colec11 gene encoding collectin-11 isoform X4; the protein is MMRDLALAGMLISLAFLSLLPSGCPQQTVDDACSVQILVPGLKGEKGDSGDMGPPGPSGEPGIPCECSQLRKAIGEMDNQVTQLTTELKFIKNAVAGVRETESKIYLLVKEEKRYMDAQLACQGRGGTLSMPKDEASNGLMAAYLAQAGLARVFIGINDLEKEGAFVYSDRSPIQTFNKWRSGEPNNAYDEEDCVEMVASGGWNDVACHITMYFMCEFDKENM
- the Colec11 gene encoding collectin-11 isoform X3 codes for the protein MMRDLALAGMLISLAFLSLLPSGCPQQTVDDACSVQILVPGLKGDTGEKGEKGAPGRPGRVGPTGEKGEKGDSGDMGPPGPSGEPGIPCECSQLRKAIGEMDNQVTQLTTELKFIKNAVAGVRETESKIYLLVKEEKRYMDAQLACQGRGGTLSMPKDEASNGLMAAYLAQAGLARVFIGINDLEKEGAFVYSDRSPIQTFNKWRSGEPNNAYDEEDCVEMVASGGWNDVACHITMYFMCEFDKENM
- the Colec11 gene encoding collectin-11 isoform X6, with protein sequence MMRDLALAGMLISLAFLSLLPSGCPQQTVDDACSVQILVPGLKGDTGEKGEKGAPGRPGRVGPTGEKGDMGDKGQKGSVGRHGKIGPIGAKGEKGDSGDMGPPGPSGEPGIPCECSQLRKAIGEMDNQVTQLTTELKFIKNAVAGVRETESKIYLLVKEEKRYMDAQLACQGRGGTLSMPKDEASNGLMAAYLAQAGLARVFIGINDLEKEGAFVYSDRSPIQTFNKWRSGEPNNAYDEEDCVEMVASGGWNDVACHITMYFMCEFDKENM
- the Colec11 gene encoding collectin-11 isoform X5, giving the protein MGDKGQKGSVGRHGKIGPIGAKGEKGDSGDMGPPGPSGEPGIPCECSQLRKAIGEMDNQVTQLTTELKFIKNAVAGVRETESKIYLLVKEEKRYMDAQLACQGRGGTLSMPKDEASNGLMAAYLAQAGLARVFIGINDLEKEGAFVYSDRSPIQTFNKWRSGEPNNAYDEEDCVEMVASGGWNDVACHITMYFMCEFDKENM
- the Colec11 gene encoding collectin-11 isoform X1 gives rise to the protein MMRDLALAGMLISLAFLSLLPSGCPQQTVDDACSVQILVPGLKGDTGEKGEKGAPGRPGRVGPTGEKGDMGDKGQKGSVGRHGKIGPIGAKGEKGDSGDMGPPGPSGEPGIPCECSQLRKAIGEMDNQVTQLTTELKFIKNALPSPAAVAGVRETESKIYLLVKEEKRYMDAQLACQGRGGTLSMPKDEASNGLMAAYLAQAGLARVFIGINDLEKEGAFVYSDRSPIQTFNKWRSGEPNNAYDEEDCVEMVASGGWNDVACHITMYFMCEFDKENM